The Chryseolinea soli genome contains a region encoding:
- a CDS encoding NADP-dependent glyceraldehyde-3-phosphate dehydrogenase: MSERLTNVFPAEADIPEAYRISEPIDQREYLINGELKTWPGSLNPILSPVYVKQGNEIVPKNIGSTPLLTSKEALEALDGAVKAYDLGHGVWPTLSVTARIEHVEKFLAAMRLKRAEVVKLLMWEIGKTLKDSEKEFDRTCDYIVDTIKVYKEIDRNSAKLVEDQGFMAQIRRVPYGVALCMGPYNYPLNETFSTLIPALIMGNTVVFKPAKFGVLLIRPLLEAFRTSFPPGVINIIYGRGRETVGALMETGLIDVFAFIGTNKGANELKKLHPKSHRLKAVLGLDAKNPAVVLPDADIDNAVSECITGSLSFNGQRCTALKVLFVHKSIADTFITKFNKAVATLKPGMPWDPGVSLTPLPEPGKVDYLRNLVEDAKQHGAKIVNEGGGEYSHSFYYPAVVYPVNDKMKLYTEEQFGPVIPIVPFENDSEVIDYVVNSNFGQQISIFGKDSKRVAHLMDAFVNQVGRINLNTQSQRGPDTFPFNGRKDSAEGTLSVSDALRVFSIRTIVATKTTDDNKQMISNIIRNHESAFLSTDYIF; this comes from the coding sequence ATGAGCGAACGCTTAACAAATGTTTTCCCTGCGGAGGCTGACATCCCCGAAGCCTACCGGATCTCGGAACCCATCGATCAACGGGAGTATCTCATCAACGGCGAATTGAAAACGTGGCCCGGAAGCCTCAACCCCATCCTGAGCCCCGTGTATGTGAAACAAGGAAATGAAATTGTTCCCAAGAACATCGGCAGCACCCCGTTGCTCACTTCGAAAGAAGCCCTCGAAGCATTAGACGGTGCCGTGAAAGCTTATGACCTCGGTCACGGGGTGTGGCCTACCCTGAGCGTTACCGCCCGCATCGAACACGTGGAGAAATTTCTCGCCGCCATGCGCCTGAAACGCGCCGAGGTGGTGAAGCTGCTCATGTGGGAGATCGGCAAGACCTTGAAAGATTCTGAAAAAGAATTTGATCGCACGTGCGACTACATCGTCGACACCATCAAGGTATACAAAGAGATCGATCGCAATTCTGCAAAGCTGGTGGAAGATCAAGGCTTCATGGCGCAGATCCGCCGCGTGCCTTACGGCGTGGCGTTGTGCATGGGTCCTTATAATTATCCCTTGAACGAAACGTTCTCCACGCTCATCCCGGCGCTCATCATGGGCAACACCGTGGTGTTTAAACCCGCGAAGTTTGGTGTGCTGCTGATCCGCCCGCTGTTGGAAGCTTTCCGCACAAGTTTTCCTCCCGGTGTGATCAATATCATTTACGGAAGAGGTCGCGAAACCGTGGGTGCCCTCATGGAGACCGGCCTCATCGATGTGTTCGCCTTCATCGGAACGAACAAAGGTGCCAACGAGTTGAAAAAGCTTCACCCGAAATCACATCGTCTCAAAGCAGTGTTGGGGTTGGATGCCAAGAATCCTGCCGTCGTGCTTCCGGATGCTGACATCGATAATGCCGTGAGTGAATGTATCACAGGTTCGTTGTCGTTCAACGGTCAGCGCTGTACGGCACTGAAAGTATTGTTTGTGCACAAGAGCATTGCCGATACGTTCATCACAAAATTCAACAAAGCTGTTGCTACGCTCAAACCGGGCATGCCTTGGGATCCCGGCGTTTCGCTTACACCGCTTCCGGAACCTGGCAAAGTGGACTATCTGCGCAACCTGGTAGAGGACGCAAAACAGCATGGCGCCAAGATCGTGAACGAAGGCGGCGGAGAATACTCGCATTCCTTCTATTACCCGGCGGTTGTCTATCCCGTCAACGACAAAATGAAATTGTATACCGAAGAACAATTCGGCCCCGTCATTCCCATCGTTCCGTTTGAGAACGACAGCGAAGTGATCGACTACGTGGTGAACTCCAACTTCGGACAACAGATCAGCATTTTTGGCAAAGACTCAAAACGCGTAGCGCACCTGATGGATGCTTTTGTCAATCAGGTAGGCCGCATCAACCTCAACACACAAAGTCAACGCGGACCCGATACGTTCCCTTTCAATGGAAGAAAGGATTCGGCCGAAGGAACGCTTTCCGTTTCAGATGCACTGAGAGTATTTTCCATCCGCACGATCGTGGCCACGAAGACGACCGATGACAATAAGCAGATGATCAGCAACATCATCCGTAATCATGAGTCGGCGTTTTTGAGTACGGATTATATTTTCTGA
- a CDS encoding acylphosphatase codes for MKHLAIHVTGKVQGVFYRASTVEKARALGLKGFVQNERDGSVYIEAEGDEGALQSLVEWCRQGPPHARVSGVTATEGPLQNFADFRQYR; via the coding sequence ATGAAACACCTCGCCATCCATGTCACCGGCAAAGTGCAGGGCGTTTTCTATCGCGCTTCCACGGTCGAAAAAGCCAGGGCGCTGGGGCTGAAGGGATTTGTTCAAAATGAGCGCGATGGGAGTGTGTACATCGAAGCCGAAGGTGACGAGGGGGCGCTTCAATCATTGGTGGAATGGTGCCGCCAGGGACCACCCCACGCCCGCGTTTCCGGTGTAACGGCTACCGAAGGGCCGCTCCAGAACTTTGCGGATTTCAGACAGTATCGGTGA